A section of the Myxocyprinus asiaticus isolate MX2 ecotype Aquarium Trade chromosome 22, UBuf_Myxa_2, whole genome shotgun sequence genome encodes:
- the LOC127412689 gene encoding SLIT and NTRK-like protein 4 isoform X2 produces the protein MLLLVLLALFISSSFSDSDSDLRAESCSACSCMSIENVLYVNCEKITVYRPTQLQPPVSSLYHLNFQNNLLYILYPNTFLNFTHAVSLQLGNNKLQNIEGGAFMGLSALKQLHLNNNELKELRADTFRGIENLEYLQADYNLIKFIEKGAFNKLHKLKVLILNDNLIQSLPENIFRFASLTHLDIRGNRIQKLPYLGVLEHIGRIVELQLDDNPWNCTCDLLPLKAWLENMPYNIFIGEAICETPSDLYGRLLKETNKQELCPMGTGSDFDVRMPPSQPEGGLNMSNVSPSTIAPSVTKAPKTTSPSKIYGNGIVAGIPAGKNGLIVSYQTRIPPLSCPQPCTCKAHPSDFGISVSCQERNIQSLADLIPKPPNAKKLHLSGNYIRYIRPTNFQGFEGLDLLHLGSNQIFTVQKGVFANLTNLRRLYLNGNQLEQLHPEMFLGLSNLQYLYLEYNAIKEVLAGTFDTMPNLQLLYLNNNVLRSLPAYIFAGVPLARLNLKNNHFMTLPVSGVLDQLKSLTQIDLDGNPWECSCDLVALKLWLEKLNEGVAAKGVKCASPVQFSNIELKELKNEIMCPKLIARPPFILTSATPILTSLSPAGVGKAPPSGPVPLSIMILSILVVLILTVFVAFCLLVFVLRRNKKPAGRQEGLGNQECGSMPLQIRRHNHKSNKKDDLGGETFIPQTIEHMSKAHTCGIRDSEPGFKFIDSERQKMMLRNSADKDKDSLPLDPRKRLSTIDELDEFLPGRDNMFLHNYLESKKDFNSIGYF, from the exons ATGCTGCTGCTTGTTCTGTTGGCCTTGTTCATATCCAGTTCATTTTCTGACTCGGATTCAGACCTCAGAGCTGAGAGCTGCAGCGCTTGCTCCTGCATGTCCATCGAGAATGTCCTCTATGTGAACTGTGAGAAAATAACTGTGTACCGACCTACACAGCTGCAGCCACCAGTATCCAGCCTCTACCATTTGAATTTCCAGAACAACCTTTTGTACATCCTTTACCCCAACACCTTTCTGAATTTCACACATGCAGTCTCACTCCAGCTGGGGAATAACAAACTCCAAAACATTGAGGGAGGGGCCTTCATGGGGCTTAGTGCATTAAAACAGTTGCACTTAAATAACAATGAATTAAAAGAGCTCCGTGCTGACACATTTCGGGGGATCGAGAATTTGGAATACCTACAGGCTGACTACAATTTAATAAAGTTTATTGAGAAAGGAgccttcaacaaattacataaactCAAGGTTCTAATTTTAAATGACAATCTTATTCAAAGCCTACCTGAGAACATTTTTCGATTCGCCTCCCTAACTCACTTGGACATACGAGGGAATAGGATACAGAAGCTTCCTTATCTTGGAgttttggagcacattgggaGGATAGTGGAATTGCAGTTGGATGACAACCCATGGAATTGCACTTGTGATTTGTTACCTTTGAAAGCCTGGTTGGAGAATATGCCCTATAACATTTTCATTGGGGAGGCTATATGTGAGACCCCCAGTGACTTGTATGGCCGACTCTTAAAGGAGACCAATAAACAGGAACTGTGCCCTATGGGGACAGGCAGTGACTTCGACGTACGGATGCCCCCTTCCCAGCCTGAGGGTGGGCTAAACATGTCTAATGTATCACCTTCAACCATAGCACCTTCAGTTACCAAAGCACCCAAAACCACCAGTCCCTCCAAAATATATGGAAATGGGATTGTTGCTGGTATTCCAGCTGGTAAAAATGGTCTAATTGTGTCCTACCAAACTCGAATCCCTCCCCTCTCCTGTCCTCAGCCTTGCACATGCAAAGCTCACCCTTCAGACTTTGGCATTAGTGTCAGCTGTCAAGAAAGAAATATTCAGAGTCTAGCGGATCTCATACCTAAACCGCCAAATGCCAAGAAACTGCACCTTAGTGGTAATTACATCAGATATATCAGACCCACCAACTTCCAAGGTTTTGAGGGTTTAGATTTATTACATTTGGGCAGCAATCAAATATTCACAGTccaaaaaggtgtgtttgcaaaCCTGACCAACCTCCGTAGGTTATACCTTAATGGAAATCAGCTGGAGCAGCTGCACCCTGAAATGTTTCTTGGGCTTAGTAACCTCCAATATCTCTATTTGGAGTACAACGCCATAAAGGAGGTGTTAGCAGGAACATTTGACACTATGCCAAATTTGCAGCTCTTATACCTGAATAACAATGTGCTCAGAAGCCTTCCTGCATATATCTTTGCAGGTGTTCCTCTTGCCAGATTAAATCTAAAGAACAACCACTTCATGACTCTGCCTGTGAGTGGCGTCCTAGACCAGCTGAAATCGCTCACTCAAATAGACCTGGATGGCAACCCTTGGGAATGCTCCTGCGATTTAGTGGCTTTGAAACTGTGGCTTGAAAAACTGAATGAAGGGGTCGCTGCCAAAGGGGTCAAGTGTGCATCTCCAGTGCAGTTCTCCAATATTGAGCTGAAAGAGCTGAAAAATGAGATCATGTGCCCTAAGCTCATAGCCAGGCCTCCTTTTATCCTGACTAGTGCTACCCCCATTCTCACATCACTGTCCCCTGCTGGAGTTGGCAAGGCGCCTCCCAGTGGCCCTGTACCATTGTCTATTATGATCTTGAGCATACTGGTGGTTCTGATCCTCACTGTCTTTGTGGCCTTCTGCCTGCTGGTCTTTGTGTTGAGACGCAACAAAAAGCCGGCAGGGAGACAGGAGGGACTTGGCAACCAGGAGTGTGGCTCCATGCCTCTCCAGATTAGGAGGCACAATCACAAATCAAACAAGAAGGATGACCTGGGAGGAGAGACCTTCATTCCGCAGACCATCGAGCACATGAGCAAAGCTCACACCTGTGGAATAAGAGACTCAGAGCCTGGTTTCAAGTTTATAGACTCTGAGAGACAGAAAATGATGTTACGCAACAGTGCTGACAAAGACAAGGACTCTCTACCCCTGGACCCTAGGAAGAGATTAAGCACCATTGATGAGCTAGACGAGTTCTTACCGGGACGAGACAACATGTTCCTCCACAACTACTTGGAGAGCAAAAAGGATTTCAACAGTATAGGG TATTTTTAG
- the LOC127412689 gene encoding SLIT and NTRK-like protein 4 isoform X1, whose product MLLLVLLALFISSSFSDSDSDLRAESCSACSCMSIENVLYVNCEKITVYRPTQLQPPVSSLYHLNFQNNLLYILYPNTFLNFTHAVSLQLGNNKLQNIEGGAFMGLSALKQLHLNNNELKELRADTFRGIENLEYLQADYNLIKFIEKGAFNKLHKLKVLILNDNLIQSLPENIFRFASLTHLDIRGNRIQKLPYLGVLEHIGRIVELQLDDNPWNCTCDLLPLKAWLENMPYNIFIGEAICETPSDLYGRLLKETNKQELCPMGTGSDFDVRMPPSQPEGGLNMSNVSPSTIAPSVTKAPKTTSPSKIYGNGIVAGIPAGKNGLIVSYQTRIPPLSCPQPCTCKAHPSDFGISVSCQERNIQSLADLIPKPPNAKKLHLSGNYIRYIRPTNFQGFEGLDLLHLGSNQIFTVQKGVFANLTNLRRLYLNGNQLEQLHPEMFLGLSNLQYLYLEYNAIKEVLAGTFDTMPNLQLLYLNNNVLRSLPAYIFAGVPLARLNLKNNHFMTLPVSGVLDQLKSLTQIDLDGNPWECSCDLVALKLWLEKLNEGVAAKGVKCASPVQFSNIELKELKNEIMCPKLIARPPFILTSATPILTSLSPAGVGKAPPSGPVPLSIMILSILVVLILTVFVAFCLLVFVLRRNKKPAGRQEGLGNQECGSMPLQIRRHNHKSNKKDDLGGETFIPQTIEHMSKAHTCGIRDSEPGFKFIDSERQKMMLRNSADKDKDSLPLDPRKRLSTIDELDEFLPGRDNMFLHNYLESKKDFNSIGVSGFEIRYPEKPHDKKIKKSLIGGNHSKIVIEQRKSDYYELKAKMGTPDYLQVLEEQTAHSKF is encoded by the coding sequence ATGCTGCTGCTTGTTCTGTTGGCCTTGTTCATATCCAGTTCATTTTCTGACTCGGATTCAGACCTCAGAGCTGAGAGCTGCAGCGCTTGCTCCTGCATGTCCATCGAGAATGTCCTCTATGTGAACTGTGAGAAAATAACTGTGTACCGACCTACACAGCTGCAGCCACCAGTATCCAGCCTCTACCATTTGAATTTCCAGAACAACCTTTTGTACATCCTTTACCCCAACACCTTTCTGAATTTCACACATGCAGTCTCACTCCAGCTGGGGAATAACAAACTCCAAAACATTGAGGGAGGGGCCTTCATGGGGCTTAGTGCATTAAAACAGTTGCACTTAAATAACAATGAATTAAAAGAGCTCCGTGCTGACACATTTCGGGGGATCGAGAATTTGGAATACCTACAGGCTGACTACAATTTAATAAAGTTTATTGAGAAAGGAgccttcaacaaattacataaactCAAGGTTCTAATTTTAAATGACAATCTTATTCAAAGCCTACCTGAGAACATTTTTCGATTCGCCTCCCTAACTCACTTGGACATACGAGGGAATAGGATACAGAAGCTTCCTTATCTTGGAgttttggagcacattgggaGGATAGTGGAATTGCAGTTGGATGACAACCCATGGAATTGCACTTGTGATTTGTTACCTTTGAAAGCCTGGTTGGAGAATATGCCCTATAACATTTTCATTGGGGAGGCTATATGTGAGACCCCCAGTGACTTGTATGGCCGACTCTTAAAGGAGACCAATAAACAGGAACTGTGCCCTATGGGGACAGGCAGTGACTTCGACGTACGGATGCCCCCTTCCCAGCCTGAGGGTGGGCTAAACATGTCTAATGTATCACCTTCAACCATAGCACCTTCAGTTACCAAAGCACCCAAAACCACCAGTCCCTCCAAAATATATGGAAATGGGATTGTTGCTGGTATTCCAGCTGGTAAAAATGGTCTAATTGTGTCCTACCAAACTCGAATCCCTCCCCTCTCCTGTCCTCAGCCTTGCACATGCAAAGCTCACCCTTCAGACTTTGGCATTAGTGTCAGCTGTCAAGAAAGAAATATTCAGAGTCTAGCGGATCTCATACCTAAACCGCCAAATGCCAAGAAACTGCACCTTAGTGGTAATTACATCAGATATATCAGACCCACCAACTTCCAAGGTTTTGAGGGTTTAGATTTATTACATTTGGGCAGCAATCAAATATTCACAGTccaaaaaggtgtgtttgcaaaCCTGACCAACCTCCGTAGGTTATACCTTAATGGAAATCAGCTGGAGCAGCTGCACCCTGAAATGTTTCTTGGGCTTAGTAACCTCCAATATCTCTATTTGGAGTACAACGCCATAAAGGAGGTGTTAGCAGGAACATTTGACACTATGCCAAATTTGCAGCTCTTATACCTGAATAACAATGTGCTCAGAAGCCTTCCTGCATATATCTTTGCAGGTGTTCCTCTTGCCAGATTAAATCTAAAGAACAACCACTTCATGACTCTGCCTGTGAGTGGCGTCCTAGACCAGCTGAAATCGCTCACTCAAATAGACCTGGATGGCAACCCTTGGGAATGCTCCTGCGATTTAGTGGCTTTGAAACTGTGGCTTGAAAAACTGAATGAAGGGGTCGCTGCCAAAGGGGTCAAGTGTGCATCTCCAGTGCAGTTCTCCAATATTGAGCTGAAAGAGCTGAAAAATGAGATCATGTGCCCTAAGCTCATAGCCAGGCCTCCTTTTATCCTGACTAGTGCTACCCCCATTCTCACATCACTGTCCCCTGCTGGAGTTGGCAAGGCGCCTCCCAGTGGCCCTGTACCATTGTCTATTATGATCTTGAGCATACTGGTGGTTCTGATCCTCACTGTCTTTGTGGCCTTCTGCCTGCTGGTCTTTGTGTTGAGACGCAACAAAAAGCCGGCAGGGAGACAGGAGGGACTTGGCAACCAGGAGTGTGGCTCCATGCCTCTCCAGATTAGGAGGCACAATCACAAATCAAACAAGAAGGATGACCTGGGAGGAGAGACCTTCATTCCGCAGACCATCGAGCACATGAGCAAAGCTCACACCTGTGGAATAAGAGACTCAGAGCCTGGTTTCAAGTTTATAGACTCTGAGAGACAGAAAATGATGTTACGCAACAGTGCTGACAAAGACAAGGACTCTCTACCCCTGGACCCTAGGAAGAGATTAAGCACCATTGATGAGCTAGACGAGTTCTTACCGGGACGAGACAACATGTTCCTCCACAACTACTTGGAGAGCAAAAAGGATTTCAACAGTATAGGGGTGAGTGGCTTTGAGATCCGTTACCCCGAGAAAccacatgacaaaaaaattaaaaaatcactgATAGGGGGCAATCACAGTAAGATAGTGATTGAGCAGCGTAAAAGTGATTATTATGAACTAAAGGCAAAAATGGGGACCCCAGACTACCTTCAAGTACTAGAGGAACAGACAGCTCACAGTAAATTCTAG